A part of Variovorax sp. HW608 genomic DNA contains:
- a CDS encoding CHRD domain-containing protein produces the protein MTRRYGFPLRMLVVTGIAATALAGCGMMSRSNTVAFSGAMNAASEVPPNMTRGSGMAEATLNKETNVLKYKVTYDGLSGPATGAHFHGPAAAGVNAAIVLPFNSASSPIEGTATLTPAQAADLMAGRWYANVHTAANPNGEIRGQMLPKM, from the coding sequence ATGACACGACGCTATGGCTTCCCCCTTCGCATGCTCGTGGTGACCGGCATCGCGGCCACCGCCCTCGCAGGCTGCGGGATGATGTCCAGATCCAACACGGTGGCCTTCAGCGGCGCCATGAACGCGGCCAGCGAAGTGCCTCCCAACATGACGCGCGGCAGCGGCATGGCCGAGGCGACGCTGAACAAGGAGACCAACGTCCTCAAGTACAAGGTCACCTATGACGGCCTGAGCGGCCCGGCCACCGGCGCCCACTTCCACGGACCGGCCGCGGCCGGCGTGAACGCGGCCATCGTGCTGCCCTTCAACAGTGCCTCGAGCCCGATCGAGGGCACGGCGACGCTCACGCCCGCGCAGGCGGCCGACCTGATGGCTGGCCGCTGGTACGCCAACGTCCACACCGCCGCGAACCCGAACGGCGAGATCCGGGGGCAGATGCTGCCGAAGATGTAG
- a CDS encoding DUF924 family protein, giving the protein MNELPTARDVVRFWHEAGPRRWFDKNDAFDAEFKSRFEPAHHAAATGTLDGWAADAEGALALLVLLDQFPRNAWRGSGHMFATDGKALAIARAAIDAGHDRQVDPQLRPFFYLPFMHSESLADQERSVALNAALDANTQRFAVLHRDLIARFGRFPHRNRVLGRSTTPEEQAYLDGGGFSG; this is encoded by the coding sequence ATGAACGAACTCCCCACCGCCCGGGACGTCGTGCGCTTCTGGCACGAAGCGGGCCCTCGCCGCTGGTTCGACAAGAACGACGCCTTCGATGCCGAGTTCAAGTCGCGCTTCGAGCCCGCGCACCATGCCGCCGCGACCGGCACGCTCGACGGCTGGGCCGCCGATGCCGAAGGCGCGCTCGCGCTGCTGGTACTGCTCGACCAGTTCCCGCGCAATGCGTGGCGCGGCAGCGGCCACATGTTCGCCACCGACGGCAAGGCGCTGGCGATCGCGCGCGCCGCGATCGACGCCGGGCACGACCGGCAGGTCGATCCGCAGCTGCGGCCGTTCTTCTACCTGCCCTTCATGCATTCGGAGTCGCTGGCCGACCAGGAGCGCTCGGTCGCGCTCAATGCCGCGCTCGACGCCAACACGCAGCGCTTCGCGGTGCTGCATCGCGACCTCATCGCGCGCTTCGGACGTTTTCCGCATCGCAACAGGGTGCTCGGGCGAAGCACGACGCCCGAGGAGCAGGCCTACCTCGACGGCGGCGGCTTCTCAGGCTGA
- a CDS encoding YihY/virulence factor BrkB family protein, giving the protein MKALRALFDLCRQSFESWRADYAQSMGAALAYYTVFSLAPLILIVISVVGLVFGRDEARGEIMQQISGLMGADGARAVQVMLEHLNRPAQGVVATVAGIGLLIVGATTVFGELQDAFDRIWRAPARDDTNGLLNLVRTRLLSFSMIMGIGFLLIVSLIINAALAALGEWWAPYFGGWAHLAQNVNSAFGFAIVTVGFAMIFKIMPRVSVQWRDVWIGAAVTAVLFIIGKYLIGLYIGKTGVASGYGAAGSLVVVLVWVYYSAQIFLLGVEFTWIYAHEYGSFKGRPRPGAERSPMRADGADGAGNEGEASRSA; this is encoded by the coding sequence ATGAAAGCCCTACGCGCGCTTTTCGACCTCTGCAGGCAGTCCTTCGAGTCGTGGCGGGCGGACTACGCCCAGAGCATGGGGGCGGCACTGGCCTACTACACGGTGTTCTCGCTCGCGCCGCTGATCCTGATCGTGATCTCGGTGGTGGGGCTGGTGTTCGGCCGCGACGAGGCGCGCGGCGAGATCATGCAGCAGATCTCGGGCCTCATGGGCGCAGACGGCGCGCGTGCGGTGCAGGTGATGCTGGAGCATCTGAACCGGCCCGCGCAGGGTGTCGTCGCGACGGTGGCCGGCATCGGGCTCCTGATCGTCGGCGCGACCACGGTCTTCGGCGAGTTGCAGGACGCCTTCGACCGCATCTGGCGCGCACCCGCACGCGACGACACCAACGGGCTGCTGAACCTGGTGCGTACGCGGCTGCTGTCGTTCAGCATGATCATGGGCATCGGCTTCCTGCTGATCGTCTCGCTCATCATCAATGCGGCCCTCGCCGCACTCGGCGAATGGTGGGCGCCGTACTTCGGCGGCTGGGCGCACCTGGCGCAGAACGTGAATTCCGCCTTCGGCTTCGCGATCGTGACCGTGGGCTTCGCGATGATCTTCAAGATCATGCCGCGCGTGAGCGTGCAATGGCGCGACGTGTGGATCGGCGCTGCGGTCACGGCGGTGCTGTTCATCATCGGCAAGTACCTGATCGGCCTGTACATCGGCAAGACCGGCGTGGCATCGGGCTATGGCGCGGCGGGGTCGCTGGTGGTGGTGCTGGTGTGGGTGTACTACTCGGCGCAGATCTTCCTGCTCGGCGTGGAGTTCACGTGGATCTACGCGCACGAGTACGGCTCGTTCAAGGGGCGCCCGCGCCCCGGTGCCGAGCGCTCGCCGATGCGCGCTGACGGGGCCGACGGCGCAGGCAACGAGGGCGAGGCCTCCCGGTCAGCCTGA
- a CDS encoding chromate transporter has translation MHQALHSAAPASDRPHPQSIRDLFFSFTWLALQGFGGVLAVVQREMVEKRRWLTADEFLEDWAVAQVLPGPNVINLALMIGDRHFGLRGAIAAVAGMLTVPLGVILVLAVLYAHYAGNPQVAGALRGMGAVAGGLIAATGIKLIPALRRHPLGFAACTGIVALVFAAIAFARVPLGWVLIVVGGTACVWTWWRLDT, from the coding sequence ATGCACCAGGCCCTCCACTCTGCGGCACCGGCGAGCGACCGGCCGCACCCCCAGTCCATTCGCGACCTTTTCTTTTCCTTCACCTGGCTGGCCCTGCAGGGCTTCGGCGGCGTGCTGGCCGTCGTGCAGCGCGAGATGGTCGAGAAGAGGCGCTGGCTCACCGCGGACGAATTCCTCGAGGACTGGGCGGTGGCCCAGGTGCTGCCGGGTCCGAACGTGATCAACCTCGCGCTCATGATCGGCGATCGCCACTTCGGCCTTCGCGGCGCGATCGCGGCGGTGGCGGGCATGCTGACGGTGCCGCTGGGCGTGATCCTCGTGCTCGCGGTGCTCTATGCCCACTACGCCGGCAATCCGCAAGTGGCGGGCGCGCTGCGCGGCATGGGCGCGGTGGCCGGCGGGCTGATCGCGGCGACCGGCATCAAGCTGATCCCCGCGCTGCGAAGGCATCCGCTGGGCTTCGCGGCGTGCACCGGCATCGTGGCGCTGGTGTTCGCGGCCATCGCCTTCGCGCGCGTGCCGCTCGGCTGGGTCCTGATCGTGGTGGGCGGCACGGCCTGCGTGTGGACGTGGTGGAGGCTCGACACATGA
- a CDS encoding chromate transporter — protein MSITMHWHDWLALFGQYMLLSLLSISGAITTVPDMHRYLVAQHGWLTDAQFSSSVAIAQAAPGPNVLFVALMGWNVGLNAGGGIGAGPHAWLTGLLGLAATMVGIMLPSTTLTYFATRWGHRNRTRRGVRAFKQGMAPVVVGLLIATGWVLASGNHSGNAPAWHLWLLTGVAAFIVWRTRIHLLWLLGAGALLGAVGLV, from the coding sequence ATGAGCATCACGATGCACTGGCATGACTGGCTGGCCCTTTTCGGGCAGTACATGCTGCTCTCGCTGCTCTCCATCAGCGGCGCGATCACCACGGTGCCCGACATGCACCGCTACCTGGTCGCGCAGCACGGCTGGCTCACGGACGCGCAGTTCAGCTCGTCGGTGGCGATCGCGCAGGCGGCCCCGGGCCCGAACGTGCTGTTCGTCGCATTGATGGGCTGGAACGTCGGGCTTAATGCCGGCGGCGGCATCGGCGCCGGCCCGCACGCATGGCTGACGGGCCTGCTCGGGCTCGCGGCAACGATGGTCGGCATCATGCTGCCGAGCACCACCCTCACCTACTTCGCGACGCGATGGGGCCACCGCAATCGCACCAGGCGCGGCGTGCGCGCCTTCAAGCAGGGCATGGCGCCCGTGGTGGTGGGCCTCTTGATCGCCACCGGCTGGGTGCTGGCATCGGGTAACCATTCGGGCAACGCGCCCGCCTGGCATCTGTGGCTGCTGACCGGCGTCGCCGCCTTTATCGTGTGGCGCACCCGCATCCATCTTCTGTGGCTCCTGGGCGCCGGGGCCCTGCTCGGCGCTGTGGGCCTTGTCTGA
- a CDS encoding aldo/keto reductase: MQLRTLGRSDLQVSPLAFGGNVFGWTADEAMSFRLLDAWVDAGFNFVDTADVYSRWVPGHTGGESETLIGKWLRQTGKRNRIVLATKLGKPMGDGKQGLSPAYIREAVDASLRRLKCDHIDLYQSHDDDPDTPLADTAEAFAELIRVGKVRAIGASNFSAPRLQEALDVAEKQRLPRYESLQPLYNLYDRAVFEKDLEALCKERGVGVINFYALAAGFLTGKYRTEADAAKSARGASTTKKYLNPRGLRILDALDKAAKAIGAKPGQIALAWQIARPAVTAPIASATSIGQLDELVAAAQLELDAEIIAMLDKASAEE, from the coding sequence ATGCAACTTCGCACCCTCGGCCGCTCCGACCTGCAGGTTTCCCCGCTCGCCTTCGGCGGCAACGTCTTCGGCTGGACGGCCGACGAAGCCATGTCCTTCCGCCTGCTCGATGCCTGGGTGGATGCGGGCTTCAACTTCGTGGACACCGCCGACGTGTATTCGCGCTGGGTCCCCGGCCACACCGGCGGCGAGTCCGAGACCCTGATCGGCAAGTGGCTCAGGCAGACCGGCAAGCGCAACCGCATCGTGCTCGCGACCAAGCTCGGCAAGCCGATGGGCGATGGCAAGCAGGGCCTCTCCCCGGCCTACATCCGCGAGGCGGTGGATGCGTCGCTGCGCCGGCTGAAATGCGACCACATCGATCTCTACCAATCGCACGACGACGATCCGGACACGCCGCTCGCGGACACGGCAGAAGCCTTTGCGGAACTCATCAGGGTTGGCAAGGTGCGCGCGATCGGCGCTTCGAACTTCAGCGCGCCCCGGCTCCAGGAAGCGCTCGACGTTGCCGAGAAGCAGCGGCTGCCGCGCTACGAGAGCCTGCAGCCGCTCTACAACCTGTACGACCGCGCCGTGTTCGAAAAGGACCTGGAGGCGCTTTGCAAGGAGCGCGGCGTCGGCGTGATCAACTTCTACGCGCTGGCGGCGGGCTTCCTCACGGGCAAGTACCGCACCGAGGCCGACGCGGCCAAGAGCGCGCGCGGCGCGAGCACGACCAAGAAGTACCTCAATCCGCGCGGGCTGCGCATCCTCGATGCGCTCGACAAGGCGGCGAAGGCGATCGGCGCCAAGCCAGGGCAGATCGCGCTGGCCTGGCAGATCGCCCGGCCAGCGGTCACGGCGCCGATCGCCAGCGCCACCTCGATCGGACAGCTCGACGAGCTGGTCGCCGCGGCGCAGCTCGAGCTCGACGCCGAAATCATCGCGATGCTCGACAAGGCCAGCGCGGAAGAGTGA
- a CDS encoding DUF3237 domain-containing protein, with protein MTTVDPLAPPSLDHFADLEVEVATPQVLGQGARGMRRLVPITGGRARGNGWTARVLPGGTDFQLIVSDTLSELDARYGLETDAGDLIYVQNHAVRAAPADVMAKLLRGEPVDPAQVYFRCHPRFETSSKALGWINDRMFVGVGVRHPAQVVMRFFALL; from the coding sequence ATGACCACCGTCGACCCGCTCGCCCCGCCCTCGCTCGACCACTTCGCCGACCTCGAGGTCGAAGTCGCCACGCCGCAGGTGCTCGGCCAAGGCGCGCGCGGCATGCGCCGGCTGGTGCCGATCACCGGCGGCCGCGCCCGCGGCAACGGCTGGACCGCGCGCGTGCTGCCGGGCGGCACCGACTTCCAGCTCATCGTGAGCGACACGCTGTCCGAGCTCGACGCCCGCTACGGGCTGGAGACCGATGCCGGCGACCTGATCTACGTGCAGAACCACGCGGTGCGCGCCGCGCCGGCCGATGTGATGGCCAAGCTGCTGCGCGGCGAGCCGGTCGATCCGGCGCAGGTCTATTTCCGCTGCCATCCGCGCTTCGAGACCTCGTCGAAGGCGCTGGGCTGGATCAACGACCGCATGTTCGTCGGCGTCGGCGTCCGGCATCCCGCGCAGGTGGTGATGCGCTTCTTCGCGCTGCTGTAG
- a CDS encoding amidohydrolase family protein, which yields MAPALTYDPNPSAPRLRLPAGACDAHVHVFGPAARFPFAQDRGFTPADAPKEALFALHRQLGIDRCVIVQSLCHGLDNRVVEDAIAAGGGNYLGVALLPLDVSDEELARLAGAGFRGVRFNFTQAPNPAFDVDRVVAFARRLEPLRMHLQVHFERGLIHELASPLSRSAVPVVVDHMARVDAAQGLDHPDFVALLALMKNPLFRVKLSGIDRITRDAGRDGYRAGIAVAQRLLREYPERCFWGTDWPHPLHDHVPDDGVLVDALERIAPDAALREQLLVHNPQRFYRFAAS from the coding sequence ATGGCGCCTGCCCTGACCTACGACCCGAATCCCTCGGCGCCGCGGCTGCGCCTGCCGGCGGGCGCGTGCGACGCGCACGTGCATGTGTTCGGGCCGGCCGCCCGTTTCCCCTTCGCGCAAGACCGCGGCTTCACCCCGGCCGATGCACCGAAGGAAGCGCTCTTCGCGTTGCATCGCCAACTGGGCATCGATCGCTGCGTCATCGTCCAGTCGCTCTGCCACGGGCTCGACAACCGGGTGGTCGAGGACGCGATCGCCGCGGGCGGCGGCAACTACCTGGGCGTCGCGCTGCTGCCGCTCGATGTGAGCGATGAAGAGCTTGCGCGCCTCGCGGGCGCGGGCTTTCGCGGCGTTCGCTTCAATTTCACGCAGGCGCCCAACCCGGCCTTCGACGTGGATCGCGTGGTCGCCTTCGCGCGGCGCCTCGAGCCGCTTCGCATGCACCTGCAGGTGCATTTCGAACGTGGCCTGATCCACGAACTCGCGTCGCCGCTGAGCCGGAGCGCGGTCCCGGTCGTGGTCGATCACATGGCGCGGGTCGATGCCGCCCAGGGGCTGGACCATCCCGACTTCGTTGCGCTTCTGGCGCTCATGAAGAACCCGCTGTTCCGCGTGAAGCTCAGCGGCATCGACCGCATCACGCGCGATGCGGGCCGCGATGGTTACCGCGCCGGCATCGCGGTCGCGCAGCGCTTGCTGCGGGAGTATCCGGAGCGCTGCTTCTGGGGCACCGACTGGCCGCACCCACTGCACGATCATGTGCCGGACGACGGCGTGCTGGTGGATGCGCTGGAACGGATCGCACCCGATGCCGCGCTGCGCGAGCAACTGCTGGTGCACAACCCGCAGCGCTTCTACCGCTTCGCCGCTTCGTAA
- the rlmB gene encoding 23S rRNA (guanosine(2251)-2'-O)-methyltransferase RlmB, which yields MSSPKVIFGFHAVGVRIKTAPKSVIEVLFDASRRDARMRQFIARAQEAGVRLIEADGLRLSKLAGSHGHQGVAARVEPIRQTHSLDELLEGLESAGTMPLLLVLDGVTDPHNLGACLRVADGAGAHAVIAPKDHAAGINATVAKVASGAAETMPYFMVTNLARTLGELKERNIWCVGTSDDAPGTLYQCDLKRPLALVLGAEGEGMRQLTRKTCDELVSIPMAGAVESLNVSVASGVCLYEAMRQRLA from the coding sequence ATGTCTTCCCCCAAAGTGATCTTCGGCTTCCACGCCGTGGGCGTGCGCATCAAGACCGCGCCGAAATCCGTCATCGAGGTGCTCTTCGATGCCAGCCGGCGCGATGCGCGCATGCGGCAGTTCATCGCACGCGCGCAGGAGGCCGGGGTCCGGCTGATCGAGGCCGACGGCCTGCGCCTGTCGAAGCTCGCCGGCAGCCACGGCCACCAGGGCGTGGCTGCCCGGGTCGAGCCGATCCGCCAGACCCATTCGCTCGACGAACTGCTCGAAGGCCTCGAAAGCGCCGGCACCATGCCCTTGCTGCTGGTGCTCGACGGCGTGACCGATCCGCACAACCTCGGCGCCTGCCTGCGCGTGGCGGATGGCGCAGGCGCGCACGCGGTCATCGCGCCCAAGGACCACGCGGCCGGCATCAATGCCACCGTCGCCAAGGTGGCGAGCGGCGCGGCCGAGACGATGCCGTATTTCATGGTCACCAACCTCGCGCGTACGCTGGGTGAGCTCAAGGAACGCAACATCTGGTGCGTCGGCACCAGCGACGATGCGCCGGGCACGCTCTACCAGTGCGACCTCAAGCGCCCGCTCGCGCTGGTGCTGGGCGCCGAAGGCGAGGGCATGCGCCAGCTCACGCGCAAGACCTGCGACGAACTGGTGAGCATCCCGATGGCGGGGGCGGTCGAGAGCCTCAACGTCTCGGTCGCGAGCGGTGTGTGTCTCTACGAAGCCATGCGCCAGCGGCTGGCCTGA
- a CDS encoding ABC transporter ATP-binding protein encodes MSSIQSGGSSAAAIVAVEHVFKSVTDSTGTLDILRDIDFTLGAKETAAIVGASGSGKSTLLSIVAGLDTPTRGTVKLAGEDLFAIDEDERAALRAQKVGFVFQSFQLLGNLSALENVMLPLELADRKDARRAATEMLERVGLGQRLGHYPKVLSGGEQQRVALARAFVVQPALLLADEPTGSLDFATGEQVMELMFDLNRELGTTLVLVTHDRGIAARCDRRITIEAGRVAAEDRSA; translated from the coding sequence ATGTCCTCAATCCAATCGGGTGGCTCGTCCGCAGCAGCCATCGTTGCCGTCGAGCATGTCTTCAAGTCCGTCACGGATTCCACCGGAACGCTGGACATTCTGCGTGACATCGACTTCACGCTGGGCGCCAAGGAGACCGCCGCGATCGTCGGCGCATCGGGGTCGGGGAAAAGCACGCTGCTGTCGATCGTCGCGGGCCTGGACACGCCCACCCGCGGCACCGTGAAGCTGGCCGGGGAGGACCTGTTCGCCATCGACGAAGACGAACGTGCGGCCCTGCGCGCGCAGAAGGTCGGCTTCGTGTTCCAGAGTTTCCAGCTGCTCGGCAACCTGAGCGCGCTCGAAAACGTGATGCTGCCACTCGAACTGGCCGATCGCAAGGACGCGCGCCGGGCGGCGACCGAAATGCTCGAGCGTGTCGGGCTCGGCCAGCGGCTCGGCCATTACCCCAAGGTGCTGTCGGGCGGCGAGCAGCAGCGCGTGGCGCTCGCGCGCGCCTTCGTGGTGCAGCCGGCGCTGCTGCTGGCGGACGAGCCGACCGGCAGCCTCGACTTCGCGACCGGCGAGCAGGTGATGGAACTGATGTTCGATCTCAATCGCGAGCTCGGCACCACGCTCGTGCTGGTCACGCACGACCGCGGCATCGCGGCACGCTGCGACCGGCGGATCACGATCGAGGCGGGCCGGGTGGCCGCCGAGGACCGCAGCGCCTGA
- a CDS encoding arylesterase: MNRRHFILSGAAAGFSISALAATDKPPVILVLGDSLSAEYGLRRGDGWVPLLEKRLAEQKIPARVVNASISGDTSAGGRSRLPGLLAQHQPTHVVLELGANDALRGLSLTSTEDNLLQMAKAAQAAGAQVLIVGIQVPPNYGSDYTRRFEAIFPKVAGAAKAPVVPFLLKGVADSPDAAMLFQADRIHPTAAAQPRMLDNVWPPLRKMLPK; encoded by the coding sequence GTGAATCGACGTCACTTTATCTTGAGCGGCGCGGCGGCAGGGTTTTCGATTTCCGCCCTGGCCGCCACGGACAAGCCGCCCGTGATCCTGGTGCTCGGCGACTCCCTGTCCGCCGAATACGGGCTCCGGCGCGGCGATGGCTGGGTGCCCCTGCTCGAGAAGCGCCTCGCGGAACAGAAGATCCCGGCGAGGGTGGTCAACGCGAGCATCAGCGGCGACACCTCCGCAGGTGGTCGTTCGCGCCTGCCCGGGCTGCTTGCCCAGCACCAGCCGACGCACGTGGTGCTCGAGCTGGGCGCCAACGACGCGCTGCGCGGCCTGTCGCTCACCAGCACCGAGGACAACCTGCTCCAGATGGCCAAGGCGGCGCAGGCCGCGGGCGCCCAGGTGCTGATCGTCGGCATCCAGGTGCCGCCCAACTACGGCAGCGACTACACGCGGCGCTTCGAGGCGATCTTTCCCAAGGTGGCCGGCGCGGCCAAGGCGCCGGTGGTGCCCTTCCTGCTGAAAGGGGTGGCGGACAGCCCCGACGCGGCGATGCTCTTCCAGGCCGATCGCATCCACCCCACCGCGGCCGCGCAGCCGCGCATGCTCGACAACGTCTGGCCGCCGCTGCGCAAGATGCTGCCCAAGTGA